gtctgcctgtctgtctgtctctctctgtctgtctctctctttctgtttgtctgtctccctccctgtctccctctctgcctgtctgtctgcaggttggCATGAGGAGTTAGACAGGAAACTGTCTCAGCACAGTTTGGGAGAACTGACTAAGTTTGGCAGCAAGACGACGCTCAACCGCCGGGTGAGAGACAATCATCTGTTACATCATCTGTTACATCATCTGTTACATCATCTGTTACATCAGCTGTTACATCAGCTGTTACATCATCTGTTACATCATCTGTTACATCATCTGTTACATCAGCTGTTACATCAGCTGTTACATCATCTGTTACATCATATGTTACATCATCTGTTACATCAGCTGTTACATCAGCTGTTACATCATCTGTTACATCATCTGTTACATCAGCTGTTACATCATCTGTTACATCATCTGTTACATCAGCTGTTACATGTCAGCTGTTACATGTCAGCTGTTACACCAGCTGTTACATCAGCTGTTACATCAGCTGTTACATCAGCTGTTACACTCAGCTGTTACATGTCAGCTTATACATGTCAGCTGTTACATCAGCTGTTACATCAGCTGTTACATCAGCTGTTACATCAGCTGTTACATCAGCTGTTACACTCAGCTGTTACATGTCAGCTTATACATGTCAGCTGTTACATCAGCTGTTACATCAGCTGTTACATCAGCTGTTACATCAGCTGTTACATCAGCTGTTACACTCAGCGGTTACATCAGCTGTTACATCAGCTGTTACATCAGCTGTTACATCAGCTGTTACACTCAGCGGTTACATCAGCTGTTACATCCAGTATCTTCCTCTTTACTTCatatttatgtctgtgtgtgtgtgtgtgtctctctccgtgtgtgtgtgtgtgtgtgtttgtgcgtccgcgtgtgtgtgtgtttctgtgtgtgtgtgtgtttgtttctgtgtgtgtgtgtgtgtgtttctgtgtgtgtgtgtgtttctgtgtgtgtgtgtttctgtgtttctgtgtgtgtgtgtgtgtgtttctgtgtttctgtgtgtgtgtgtgtttctgtgtttctgtgtgtgtgtgtgtttctgtgtgtgtgtgtgtgtgtgtgtttctgtgttttgtgtgtgtgtgtgtttctgtgtgtgtgtgtgtgtgtgtgtgtgtgtgtttctgtgtttctgtgtgtgtgtgtgtgtgtttctgtgtttctgtgtgtgtgtgtgtttctgtgtttctgtgtgtgtgtgtgtgtgtgtttctgtgtgtttctgtgtgtgtgtgtgtttctgtgtgtgtgtgtgtttgtgtttctgtgtgtgtgtttctgtgtgtgtgtgtatgtaggacACGCACCGGCGGCGCCAGGCCCAGCGCTCCGTTCCTCGCCAGATGTCCTTTGACCTCACCAAGCTGATGGTGGCCGAGGATTGGTTCAGCGACATCAGCCCTCAGACCATGAGGCGCCTGCTCAACATCGTGTCTGTCACGGGCCGCCTGCTGAGAGCCAATCAGATCGCCTTCAACTGGGACCGCCTGGCGTCCTGGATTAACCTCACCGAGCAGTGGCCCTACCGCACGTCCTGGCTCATCCTGTACCTGGAGGAGAGCGACGGCGTGCCCGAACACGCCGCGCTCAGGACCATCTacgagaggtcagaggtcaccctGTTAACACTCACTACTAACTACACACTTCTCAGCTTCCTGCACTCGGagatagagatgttccgatactcCGATAtaggctccgatactgcctaaaacgctggtatcggtatcgggaagtactggagtttatgcaccgatcagataccacgtaataaagccctgaagaaaatctacgttaaagtagtttatttatgttctttttcttttataactgactgtcaaactggagaataaaagaaagttctggggcattcattgtttgggTTTGGTTTGTTTCATGAAATAATTTCAtctaaagatagaaataatatcatatctatacagagatagtagtatacagctgttatacatcatatcatcatacagagatagtagtatacagctgttatacatcatatcatcatacagagatagtagtatacagctgttatacatcatatcagcagagatagtagtatacagctgttatacatcatatcacatcatacagagatagtagtatacagctgttaaaacataatgaagtatttgacactctggtatcggatcggtactcggtatcggccgatacgcaagttcaggtatcggaatcggtatcgggaagcggacggacagacacgcacacacacacacacacacacagactttaaaAGTTTTCTGCCGTCTGATGAAGGTCCCTGGACTGACCCTGGTctggtttcttcttcttctgtcccCGTCAGGGTGGCCAAGAGCATCCCGACCACCAAGGACGTGGAGCCGCTGCTGGAGATCGACGCAGACGTTCGGGGGTTTGAGGTCTTCCTGTCCTCTCGGACCCCGGTCCTCACTGCCAGAGACATCCGCACCTTCCTGCCCTGCACCGTGAACCTGGACCCCAAACTCAGGGAGATCATAGCAGGTAATACTGTCTACCTGGACCCCCAAACTCAGGGAGATCATAGCAGGTAACACTGTCTACCTGGACCCCCAAACTCAGGGAGATCATAGCAGGTAATACTGTCTACCTGGACCCCCAAACTCAGGGAGATCATAGCAGGTAATACTGTCTATCTGGACCCCCAAACTCAGGGAGATCATAGCAGGTAATACTGTCTATCTGGACCCCCAAACTCAGGGAGATCATAGCAGGTAACACTGTCTACCTGGACCCCCAAACTCAGGGAGATCATAGCAGGTAATACTGTCTATCTGGACCCCCAAACTCAGGGAGATCATAGCAGGTAACACTGTCTACCTGGACCCCCAAACTCAGGGAGATCATAGCAGGTAATACTGTCTATCTGGACCCCCAAACTCAGGGGAGATCATAGCAGGTAATACTGTCTACCTGGACCCCCAAACTCAGGAGATCATAGCAGGTAATACTGTCTATCTGGACCCCCAAACTCAGGGAGATCATAGCAGGTAACACTGTCTACCTGGACCCCCAAACTCAGGGAGATCATAGCAGGTAATACTGTCTTCCTGGACCCCCAAACTCAGGGACAACATAGCAGGTAATACTGTCTACCTGGACCCCCAAACTCAGGGAGATCATAGCAGGTAATACTGTCTATCTGGACCCCCAAACTCATAGCAGGTAAAACTGTCTATCTGGACCCCCAAACTCTGGGAGATCATAGCAGGTAACACTGTCTACCTGGACCCCCAAACTCAGGAGAGATATAGCAGGTAATACTGTCTATCTGGACCCCCAAACTCAGGGAGATCATAGCAGGTAATACTGTCTACCTGGACCCCCAAACTCAGGGAGATCATAGCAGGTAATACTGTCTATCTGGACCCCCAAACTCAGGGAGATCATAGCAGGTAACACTGTCTACCTGGACCCCCAAACTCAGGGAGATCATAGCAGGTAATACTGTCTATCTGGACCCCCAAACTCAGGGAGATCATAGCAGGTAACACTGTCTACCTGGACCCCCAAACTCAGGAGATCATAGCAGGTAATACTGTCTATCTGGACCCCCAAACTCAGGGAGATCATAGCAGGTAATACTGTCTACCTGGACCCCCAAACTCAGGGAGATCATAGCAGGTAATACTGTCTATCTGGACCCCCAAACTCAGGGAGATCATAGCAGGTAACACTGTCTACCTGGACCCCCAAACTCAGGGAGATCATAGCAGGTAATACTGTCTTCCTGGACCCCCAAACTCAGGGACAACATAGCAGGTAATACTGTCTACCTGGACCCCCAAACTCAGGGAGATCATAGCAGGTAATACTGTCTATCTGGACCCCCAAACTCATAGCAGGTAAAACTGTCTATCTGGACCCCCAAACTCTGGGAGATCATAGCAGGTAACACTGTCTACCTGGACCCCCAAACTCAGGGAGATCATAGCAGGTAATACTGTCTTCCTGGACCCCCAAACTCAGGGACAACATAGCAGGTAACACTGTCTACCTGGACCCCCAAACTCAGGGAGATCATAGCAGGTAATACTGTCTACCTGGACCCCCAAACTCAGGGAGATCATAGCAGGTAACACTGTCTACCTGGACCCCCAAACTCAGGAGATCATAGCAGGTAATACTGTCTTCCTGGACCCCCAAACTCAGGGACAACATAGCAGGTAATACTGTCTACCTGGACCCCCAAACTCAGGGAGATCATAGCAGGTAATACTGTCTATCTGGACCCCCAAACTCAGGGAGATCATAGCAGGTAATACTGTCTATCTGGACCCCCAAACTCAGGGAGATCATAGCAGGTAATACTGTCTATCTGGACCCCCAAACTCAGGGAGATCATAGCAGGTAACACTGTCTACCTGGACCCCCAAACTCAGGGAGATCATAGCAGGTAATACTGTCTATCTGGACCCCCAAACTCAGGGAGATCATAGCAGGTAACACTGTCGACCTGGACCCCTACACTCAGGGACATCATAGCAGGTAACACTGTCTTCCTGGACCCCCAAACTCAGGGACAACATAGCAGGTAACACTGTCTACCTGGACCCCCAAACTCAGGGACATCCTAGCAGGTAATACTGTCAACCTGGACCCCCAAACTCAGGGACATCATAGCAGGTAACACTGTCTACCTGGACCCCCAAACTCAGGGAGATCATAGCAGGTAAAACTGTCTATCTGGACCCCCAAACTCTGGGAGATCATAGCAGGTAACACTGTCTACCTGGACCCCCAAACTCAGGGAGATCATAGCAGGTAATACTGTCTATCTGGACCCCCAAACTCAGGGAGATCATAGCAGATAACACTGTCTACCTGGACCCCTAAACTCAGGGACATCATAGCAGGTAACACTGTCTACCTGGACCCCTAAACTCAGGGACATCATAGCAGGTAATACTGTCTTCCTGGACCCCCAAACTCAGGGACAACATAGCAGGTAACACTGTCTACCTGGACCCCCAAACTCAGGGAGATCATAGCAGATAACACTGTCTACCTGGACCCCTAAACTCAGGGACATCATAGCAGGTAACACTGTCTACCTGGACCCCTAAACTCAGGGACATCATAGCAGGTAATACTGTCTTCCTGGACCCCCAAACTCAGGGACAACATAGCAGGTAACACTGTCTACCTGGACCCCCAAACTCAGGGAGATCATAGCAGGTAACACTGTCAACCTGGACCCCCAAACTCAGGGACAACATAGCAGGTAACACTGTCTACCTGGACCCCCACACTCAGGGAGATCATAGCAGGTAACACTGTCAACCTGGACCCCCAAACTCAGGGAGATCATAGCAGGTAATACTGTCTACCTGGACCCCCAAACTCAGGGAAATCATAGCAGGTAACACTGTCTACCTGGACCCCCAAACTCAGGGAGATGATAGCAGGTAATACTGTCTATCTGGACCCCCAAACTCAGGGAGATCATAGCAGGTAACACTGTCTACCTGGACCCCTAAACTCAGGGACATCATAGCAGGTAACACTGTCTACCTGCACCCCCAAACTCAGGAATATCATAGCAGGTAATACTGTCTTCCTGGACCCCCAAACTCAGGGACAACATAGCAGGTAACACTGTCTACCTGGACCCCCAAACTCAGGGACATCATAGCAGGTAATACTGTCAACCTGGACCCCCAAACTCAGGGACAGTATAGCAGGTAACACTGTCTTCCTGGACCCCTAAACTCAGGGACATCATAGCAGGTAACACTGTCTACCTGGACCCCCAAACTCAGGGACATCATAGCAGGTAATACTGTCTTCCTGGACCCCCAAACTCAGGGACAACATAGCAGGTAACACTGTCTACCTGGACCCCCAAACTCAGGGACATCATAGCAGGTAATACTGTCAACCTGGACCCCAAACCCAGGGACAACATAGCAGGTAACACTGTCTTCCTGGACCCCAAAACTCAGGGAGATCATAGCAAGTAACACTGTCAACCTGGACCCCCAAACTCAGGGAGATCATAGCAGGTAACACTGTCAACCTGGACCCCCAAACTCAGGGACAACATAGCAGGTAACACTGTCTACCTGGACCTCCAAACTCAGGGACATCATAGCAGCTAATACTGTCAACCTGGACCCCCAAACTCAGGGACAACATAGCAGGTAACACTGTCTTGCTGGACCCCCAAACTCAGGGAAATCATAGCAGGTAACACTGTCTACCTGGACCCCCAAACTCAGGGAGATCATAGCAGGTAACACTGTCTACCTGGACCCCCAAACTCAGGGAAATCATAGCAGGTAACACTGTCTACCTGGACCCCCAAACTCAGGGAAATCATAGCAGGTAACACTGTCTACCTGGACCCCCAAACTCAGGGAGATCATAGCAGGTAACACCGTCTACCTGGACCCCCAAACACAGGGACATCATAGCAGGTAACACTGTCTACCTGGACCCCCAAACTCAGGGACGACATAGCAGGTAACACTGTCTACCTGGACCCCCAAACTCAGGGACATCATAGCAGGTAACACTGTCAACCTGGACCCCCAAACTCAGGGACATCATAGCAGGTAATACTGTCTTCCTGGACCCCCAAACTCAGAGAGATCATAGCAGGTAACACTGTCTTCCTGGACCCCCAAACTCAGAGAGATCATAGCAGGTAACACTGTCTACCTGGACCCCCAAACTCAGGGAGATCATagcaggtctctctctctctctctgtctctctccttctctctctccttccctctctctctccctctctccttacctccctctctccctctccttctctttctccttccctctctctctccctctctctccttacctccctctctccctctccttctctctctccttccctctctctctccctctctctccttccctccctctctccctctctccttacctccctctctccctctccttctctttctccttccctctctctccctctctctccttacctccctctctccctctccttctctctctccttccctctctctctccctctctctccttccctccctctctccctctctccttacctccctctctctctctccctctctctccctccctctccctctctctccctctctctccttacctccctctctccctctccttctctctctccttccctccctccctctctctcagtctAACCCAGATGTCTCTATCTGTCCCAGATGTCCGTGCTGCCCGGGAGCAGATGAATATGGGTGGGGGTGTCCCGTACCCTGCCCCCCCCCTGCAGGAGGCCCGTCCCACCTCCATGTACAGCCAGGTGTCCTCAGCGTGCTCTCCCTCCGCCTCCTTCAGCGGCCCGTTCATCCCGCCGCCGGGCGCCATCGTCTCGCCGCCGCCGCCGCACAGCAGCTACTACAGCGGGCTGGCCGGGCCACAGCACCCCTTCTACAACCGGGTAGGTACAAGCTCCGCCCACTCTACCTGCCCTTTAACCAATCAGACGAGTGGACAGTGTTTAGAACCAGGTCCTGCTGTCAGCTCAGGTTCTGGTCTCTGGTTTATTTGGGTCCTTGTTATTGTTTGAGTCCGTTCATCTCCATGAaccttattttgttttttgccgctgtgtgtgtgtgtgtgtgtgtgtgtgtgtgtgtgtctctgtctgtgtgtgtgtgtgtgtgtgtgtgtctgtctgtgtgtgtgtgtgtgtgtgtgtgtgtgtctctatgtgtgtatctctatgtgtctgtgtgtgtgtgtgtgtgtgtatctctgtctgtgtgtgtgtgtgtgtgtgtgtgtgtctctgtgtgtgtgtgtgtgtgtgtgtctatgtgtctgtgtgtgt
This window of the Perca flavescens isolate YP-PL-M2 unplaced genomic scaffold, PFLA_1.0 EPR50_1.1_unplaced_scaf_133, whole genome shotgun sequence genome carries:
- the LOC114551531 gene encoding kinase D-interacting substrate of 220 kDa B, producing VRVLFSKGPFISIFASDPHIIIKAINQNLSSVLRDSNINGHDYMRNIVHLPVFLNSRGLSGARKMAAAAAAATATVAVVPGNANANGDAANADGWHEELDRKLSQHSLGELTKFGSKTTLNRRDTHRRRQAQRSVPRQMSFDLTKLMVAEDWFSDISPQTMRRLLNIVSVTGRLLRANQIAFNWDRLASWINLTEQWPYRTSWLILYLEESDGVPEHAALRTIYERVAKSIPTTKDVEPLLEIDADVRGFEVFLSSRTPVLTARDIRTFLPCTVNLDPKLREIIADVRAAREQMNMGGGVPYPAPPLQEARPTSMYSQVSSACSPSASFSGPFIPPPGAIVSPPPPHSSYYSGLAGPQHPFYNR